The Brassica oleracea var. oleracea cultivar TO1000 chromosome C6, BOL, whole genome shotgun sequence genome includes a region encoding these proteins:
- the LOC106297674 gene encoding uncharacterized protein LOC106297674 codes for MLLAQERILLDPSTLNAEAEIVCQQKWSLLAEAEEAFFYQRSRVTWLEVGDHNTPYFHRMASSRRAINHIHFLEDSNGTPIHSQQLIQEHCVEYFTNLLAPTVSQPMFALEDITLLLNFTCSDSQRASLVAPFSSDEIDLLFSISLGTKPVDRMSAFLPGRLFSAWLATEIVHGYNKRNVEKSAMLKVDLRKTFDSVRWDFILAVLSALNIPPQFISWINKCITTPSFSILVNGWSGLSMNTDKTQLFHAGLSQEESSALQNYGFKSGSLPICYLGLPLMSRKLKVGEDAPLLDKLVSRFNACATKSLSFAGHTLLILTGYAKVAWRSACLPRHEGGLGLRNFAVWNRTLLLRLIWLLFSTSGSLWVGWHRYHHCPTNYLFWSQNESQDHSWSWKCILRLRNLALRFLSCNLGNGQNASFWYDRWTPLGPLIEAIGNDGPRRLCIPSHATVSTACNAIGWILPSPRSDMELVLHTYLSTIPLPAACPSYDTYTWSTDGSSGNFSSTKTWEALRPRDDEKHWFKLICLGNADLCCICSSASETRDHLLIECQFASKIWEQVFIRLGRPRSQFITWQHLLSWLRDQVSGPIKLLRLLCSQAVIYSVWKQRNNVLHNQISIPALIIFKEINRTIINTIHARRSRRWFQNLMVAWLI; via the exons ATGCTACTAGCGCAGGAAAGGATCCTTCTTGACCCTTCTACTCTTAATGCTGAGGCTGAGATTGTCTGTCAACAAAAATGGAGTTTACTAGCTGAAGCAGAAGAAGCTTTCTTTTATCAGAGATCCAGGGTTACATGGCTAGAAGTGGGTGATCACAACACGCCTTATTTCCATAGAATGGCGAGTTCAAGACGAGCAATAAATCATATTCACTTTCTTGAAGACTCTAATGGAACCCCCATCCATTCTCAGCAGCTTATCCAAGAGCATTGCGTTGAATACTTTACCAATCTGTTGGCTCCTACTGTCTCTCAGCCCATGTTTGCCCTGGAGGACATCACTTTGCTTCTCAACTTTACTTGCTCCGACTCTCAGCGAGCTTCGCTTGTGGCACCATTCTCCAGTGATGAAATAGATCTGCTTTTTTCAATCTCCCTCGGAACAAAGCCAGTGGACCGGATG TCTGCTTTTCTGCCTGGCCGGTTATTTTCTGCCTGGCTTGCAACAGAGATAGTTCATGGGTATAATAAGCGTAACGTGGAAAAAAGTGCCATGCTCAAGGTGGACTTGAGGAAAACCTTTGATTCGGTCAGATGGGACTTCATACTTGCTGTGCTTTCAGCCTTAAACATCCCACCGCAGTTCATAAGCTGGATTAATAAATGTATCACCACTCCATCTTTTTCTATTCTAGTGAATG GATGGTCAGGCCTTAGTATGAACACAGACAAAACACAACTTTTCCATGCGGGGCTGAGCCAAGAAGAATCTAGTGCCTTACAGAATTATGGTTTCAAGTCAGGTTCGTTACCAATATGTTACTTGGGTTTGCCGTTAATGAGCCGGAAGCTTAAAGTTGGAGAGGATGCACCTTTACTAGACAAGCTAGTGTCACGCTTCAATGCCTGTGCCACAAAGTCTCTCTCTTTTGCTGGGCATACGCTTCTCATTTTGACG GGGTATGCTAAAGTTGCTTGGCGCTCAGCCTGCTTGCCAAGACATGAAGGAGGGCTAGGGTTAAGGAACTTTGCAGTCTGGAACAGAACATTGCTCTTGCGGTTGATCTGGCTCCTCTTTTCAACAAGTGGTTCTCTATGGGTTGGTTGGCATAGGTATCATCATTGTCCCACAAATTACTTGTTTTGGAGCCAAAATGAATCACAAGACCACTCTTGGAGCTGGAAATGCATTTTGCGCTTGCGGAACTTGGCTTTAAGGTTCTTATCTTGTAACTTGGGAAATGGACAGAATGCAAGTTTCTGGTATGATAGATGGACTCCCCTTGGACCGCTAATAGAAGCTATTGGAAACGATGGACCTAGACGGCTTTGTATCCCATCCCACGCCACAGTGTCTACTGCTTGCAATGCAATAGGTTGGATCTTGCCATCCCCTCGTTCTGATATGGAGTTAGTACTACACACTTATTTATCGACGATCCCCTTGCCAGCCGCCTGTCCAAGCTATGATACTTACACTTGGTCAACTGATGGCTCAAGCGGAAACTTCTCCTCAACAAAAACATGGGAGGCTCTTCGTCCCAGAGATGATGAGAAGCATTGGTTCAAGCTCATCTG CTTAGGGAATGCAGATCTTTGTTGTATATGTTCATCAGCTTCTGAAACCAGAGACCACCTTCTTATAGAGTGCCAATTCGCGTCTAAAATCTGGGAGCAAGTATTCATTAGGCTTGGGAGACCGAGGAGTCAGTTCATTACCTGGCAACACTTGCTGAGTTGGTTGAGAGATCAAGTCTCTGGCCCGATAAAACTACTTCGTTTGCTATGCTCTCAAGCGGTCATCTATAGTGTCTGGAAACAGAGAAATAATGTCCTTCATAACCAAATCTCGATTCCAGCGCTTATTATCTTCAAGGAAATCAACCGAACCATCATCAACACAATCCATGCCCGGAGGAGTAGGAGATGGTTCCAAAATCTTATGGTTGCTTGGCTGATCTAG
- the LOC106298916 gene encoding uncharacterized protein LOC106298916 isoform X2, giving the protein MAARFLSLRRALSVYLTNQQPRVPLFQGKLAQSKSLLSRDYAYGGLLQRHFSETAATNGCCNSSNSAAELTKAPSTSPATAYEELIVKYKSQLKINPRHDFMMVFTCKVCETRSMKMASRESYEKGVVVVRCEGCDNLHLIADRRGWFGEPGSVEEFLAAQGEEFKKGSMDSLSLTVEDLAGEKMSSE; this is encoded by the exons ATGGCCGCTAGGTTTCTTAGTTTGAGACGAGCTTTGTCTGTCTACCTCACTAACCAACAACCTCGTGTTCCTCTGTTTCAAG GTAAGCTTGCGCAATCAAAGTCACTCTTGAGCAGAGATTATGCTTATGGGGGATTACTACAGAGGCACTTTAGTGAAACTGCAGCAACCAATGGCTGCTGCAACTCTTCAAACTCTGCTGCGGAACTTACCAAAGCTCCCTCCACCTCCCCTGCAACAGCCTATGAGGAGCTGATTGTGAAGTACAAGTCCCAGTTGAAAATAAACCCGAGGCATGACTTCATGATGGTCTTTACTTGCAAGGTCTGTGAGACGAGGTCGATGAAGATGGCGAGCAGAGAGTCTTACGAGAAGGGAGTTGTGGTGGTACGATGCGAAGGATGTGATAATCTACATTTGATTGCAGACCGTCGTGGTTGGTTTGGAGAGCCGGGGAGCGTGGAGGAGTTTCTTGCTGCTCAAGGGGAAGAGTTCAAGAAAGGATCCATGGATTCTCTTAGCCTTACAGTTGAAGACTTGGCTGGAGAGAAGATGTCCAGTGAATAG
- the LOC106298916 gene encoding uncharacterized protein LOC106298916 isoform X1 has protein sequence MAARFLSLRRALSVYLTNQQPRVPLFQAGKLAQSKSLLSRDYAYGGLLQRHFSETAATNGCCNSSNSAAELTKAPSTSPATAYEELIVKYKSQLKINPRHDFMMVFTCKVCETRSMKMASRESYEKGVVVVRCEGCDNLHLIADRRGWFGEPGSVEEFLAAQGEEFKKGSMDSLSLTVEDLAGEKMSSE, from the exons ATGGCCGCTAGGTTTCTTAGTTTGAGACGAGCTTTGTCTGTCTACCTCACTAACCAACAACCTCGTGTTCCTCTGTTTCAAG CAGGTAAGCTTGCGCAATCAAAGTCACTCTTGAGCAGAGATTATGCTTATGGGGGATTACTACAGAGGCACTTTAGTGAAACTGCAGCAACCAATGGCTGCTGCAACTCTTCAAACTCTGCTGCGGAACTTACCAAAGCTCCCTCCACCTCCCCTGCAACAGCCTATGAGGAGCTGATTGTGAAGTACAAGTCCCAGTTGAAAATAAACCCGAGGCATGACTTCATGATGGTCTTTACTTGCAAGGTCTGTGAGACGAGGTCGATGAAGATGGCGAGCAGAGAGTCTTACGAGAAGGGAGTTGTGGTGGTACGATGCGAAGGATGTGATAATCTACATTTGATTGCAGACCGTCGTGGTTGGTTTGGAGAGCCGGGGAGCGTGGAGGAGTTTCTTGCTGCTCAAGGGGAAGAGTTCAAGAAAGGATCCATGGATTCTCTTAGCCTTACAGTTGAAGACTTGGCTGGAGAGAAGATGTCCAGTGAATAG